In one window of Methanosarcina vacuolata Z-761 DNA:
- a CDS encoding pentapeptide repeat-containing protein, whose product MGTELAVYFIISDFLVEHGFFYHSNPHLEIALQHNNVAVSYFSSFSGRNGQLTGKFLHLVILSGTIGFKTKLSEKSDLEQSDLKQSDLKQSDLKQSDLKQSDLKQSDL is encoded by the coding sequence ATGGGCACAGAGCTTGCAGTGTACTTTATTATCTCCGATTTTCTCGTAGAGCATGGCTTCTTTTATCACAGCAATCCCCATTTAGAAATTGCTTTACAGCATAATAATGTTGCTGTTTCATATTTTTCCAGTTTTTCGGGAAGAAATGGTCAACTTACGGGTAAGTTTCTGCACCTGGTAATACTATCTGGAACAATAGGGTTTAAAACAAAGCTATCCGAAAAAAGCGATCTGGAACAAAGTGATCTGAAACAAAGTGATCTGAAACAAAGTGATCTGAAACAAAGTGATCTG